CAAATCTCTGAGATGTTTTCCAAATTCGCTCTCgctttcaaaaccaaaacctttgAGTTCTTCGCCGAGGAGGAAGAAGACCCTGACAGCTTATCTCTGCTCGACTCCGCCGAAGAAATCATCACCGACCAGAAGGTCGTCGTCATCAAACCCGACGGAGCACGCAGTCCGACCTCGCCGGAGCTCCGAATAATACCGACGAAGCCCAATTTGGGCGAGACCCAGGTCCAAAGCCCAGAGCTTTCGACGATTACAAGGTCTCTGAGCAAAACCCAGATCAGACCCATCAATATTCCGATGACCCAGACTCTGATTTCGTCGGTCTTCGCCACAGTTTCGTCTTTCGAAGCTTCctacctccagttacagacggCTCATGTGCCCTTTGTGGAAGAAAACGTGACGTCAGCGGACCGAGCTCTGGTCTCTCACCTTCAGAGGCTCTCGGAGTTCAAGCAGTTTTTCAGGGATTTTTGTGGAAGTTCGGATATCGGGTCGGGTTTTGGAGTCGGGTCTTGCTTGGAGGCCCAGGTGCAAGAGAATCAGAGCAAGCTCAGGACTCTGGGGACCATGTCAAATAGGTTGCAGACAGAGATTGATCACAAAGACAATGAAGTTGTGGCCCTGAGGAAAAAACTGGGTGAGATTCAGAAATCTAACTTTAGACTATCTCAGAGGTTATCTGGAACTTTGAATTCTTCTTCTTGTGAGGTTTTGTTGTCAATTAGAGTATTTGATTCGGTTCTACATGATGCTTGTAGATTAACACACAGATTTAGTAAGATTTTGATAAGTTTGATGGGAAAAGCAGGGTGGGATTTGGATTTGGCTGCTAATTTGGTTCATCCTGATGTTGGTTATGTGAAAAAGGCTCATAATCGATATGCGTTTTTGTCATATGTTTGTTTGGGAATGTTCAAAGGTTTTGATTCGAAAGATTTTGGTTTAGTTGGGGATGAGGTTTTGTGTAATGGGCATGGTTCGGAATTGGATAAGAACAATGTTCCTCTGAAGCAGTTGCTTGAGCATGTTTCGAGCAATCCGATGGAGTTGTTGAGTAGGAACCAGAATTGTAAGTTTTCGAGATTTTGTGAGAGCAAGTATCAAGAGATCATTCACCCCACTATGGAATCTTCAATGTTCAGTAATTTTGATCGGAATGCAGTTGTGTTGAGTAAATGGAGGTCGTTGAGCGTATTCTATGAATCATTTGTTAACATGGCTAGCTCGATATGGACGTTACACAAGTTGGCCTATTGCTTCGATCCTGTGGTGGAGATATTCCAAGTGGAAAGAGATGCAGATTTTTCTATGGTATATATGGAAGATGTCACTAGGAGATTGTCATTGCCTAGTAAAACCAGGGAAAAAGTTGGCTTCACAGTGGTTCCGGGTTTTAAACTTGGAAGGACAATAATTCAGTCTCAGGTTTACCTAAGTGGCTTGAAATGTACAGAGTAGTGGCAAGTTATTGTTCCACTGTTAAGATGTCATGGCAATATCAAGATCAGGCGCACTGTTGATGTTTTGATCTGAGAAGCTTGGAGTTCAAATTAGAGGAATCAGTTATTGTGCTCACTAAGGAAACTCTTTGAAGATGTTTGACTTCTATATATGCTGCTCCCGCAGTAACTATGCCATTGCCATATAAAAGCTTTCTTGTGATACATGCTACCTGGTTAGTGACTTTGGTTTTTctttgtatatggatttctgtTGAGACCTATGTTAACCCAACTGTATAGAACCTTTCCGTTCTAGTCTCTTTTTTGGCTTAAACACGTATACACTGCCAAGTTGTGTATCTTAGTTGCTTATGTCATTGAAAACAAATACCCTTCTGACTTTTGGTTGTAATGTTATCTCAGAAATACATGCTTGATCTGGTTTCCCTGAAAGCGGCCTCTTTTGGGTACTTCTGTAATGTGAAATGTGAATGTTAGGATGATTCTGTCTTGGACAAAGTCCCAATTTCATCTTTTAAGTAGGTGTAGTGCTAGTACATTGATGTAAAATGCCACACCTAAAACCTTTGTGTTCTCTTCTGTTGTCTGTTTGCTGATGAAGTACTTACCTGTCTAAACATATATACTTATTTAGGCGCACTGCTTATAGTTTCAATCTTGCATTCcctcttttttgttctttctttagcCCTTTGGGGCTTATAGTCTTTGATTGCTGACTAGTGACTATTGTTTATCTGCACTCATTCGGACAAGAGGCGCAGATAGGTGCTTATGTTTGTctctttttattgattttaaatTATGGTCAAGCCTTAGAAAGCTGGTTCCTGCCTAGACAATCTCTATTGGATATGATCATTCTGATTATAAAGCTCCAATTATTTAAAAGTAGTAATGGGTGGTGACCTAATTCCCCAATCCCTACTCTTGTTGTCTGGTCCCAGCTGACTCCAGACTAACCACTTCACTGGGATAATGCATGTATTAAACGAACCAGATGAAGCAATATGTGAATGCTTCTAAGTATGAAACGACTATTATAGGGCAATTTGTGTAATTAAATCCTGATTCTATAACACTTTCCACAATTTCTATAATTCTTGATATCTTTCCCTAGTTGGGTAATTTGTGCATGTCTCACAGACTTACGTCACCTAAAGTTGTCTACATGTATGACTTGAAATCAaatgatgaacttgattttgtgatttttttatttatttatttatttttttatgaagtCATCGGTTTGAGGAATAAAGACATAAACCATTCCCTTCCATTATATACAtgaatttaattttgcaatttttatttctttttggtcCAAGGCTTTTTCCTGGCAAAATGAGGAAAACTCtaccaaaacaacaaaataatcgTGACAACCCAAAGCCCAGGAGGCCAGGAACATCAAGGTCCAACAGTGAGTGGCACTTAAACAACATTGTACAACAAAGCATGCATGACTGAAGCAACTGGTTAAGTCGATCTCCATAAATATGATCAAAACATTACTTGGTCGTTGTTCATTCTTACTAGCCCAAATATCAGAGATTCAGAGGTTGCAGTTGATTGCAAGAATAAAACAGAGCAACAGCAGAAGAAGATTGATGGAGGCTAGAACCACCAAATCGCGTGACGTCTTTAGGGGGCTTGAATCAGTTTCTGGTGTGGCATTCTGATCGTGTTTCCACTTTTTGACTCGTCAGCTTAACAACTGACAAGCCTTTTACCAGTAACATGATAGGAAAGGGCATCGAAACAGGCTTCAGTATACACTACCAAGCAAACCAGGTTCAATCCTTATTGCTGAAAGTTGTCACTGCTCTTCCGCTCCCAAAACCACCTACCATCGTCACCTCCAGTGGCCAGAACTCCCTTCTCATTGACCACCACCGCATTTGTTCTGGTTTTCTGATACTGACTACAGAGTAGATATGTTGTATTAAAGTTTCCCTCTTGGAAATTCAACTTGATGTTGTCATCAGCTGATGCAGATGCAAAAGCATGCAGATTGTAGAATTTTGTGCAGTTACACACATTACGCACAGATTTGTGAAAGTTGAAGTGAATATTTTCtaagaaaattagatataaacccaatTTTTTGAAGAGATATTACTCATACATATTTTCTTATCATTCTGCACACCTAAACCTTCATTGCAGGGTGTTAATATATAACTATTATTTGTTCGTGTCTTCCTATATGACTAATGTACCCTTGGGTTAGTGAAAAGTAACATTTAATGATAATTGATCCTTAATTTTAGTATCTTTAATTGCAGCTACTCATTGAAATTTGAATAACTTCTTCTgttttgtaaataaataaaatagtcAAATTTATAACAATTAATTTTATCCTtaattgttttcctttttcaaaatcTTTGTACATGTGACTATTccattttactaaggtttgcaATTCTTTTAGTTTTCTTTCCACATAGAATTTCAggggtgcggctattgtcaccctatcattttcttagttcaccctacaaatatttgaattattaaaaGATTATATTACCTATgtgcaaaatgactaaaaagtacactaattttctaagaTCCAAAtctataaagaaaaataaatacataaccaattaattaaatacaaagactacttaatttcttattggataacattaatcttcatcttctccactcaaaatttgaatttattacaatgtacatatatataattctcAATGTCTTAGCCCTCTCTCCAAAAAACTCGGACTCTGCGCCTAATTTTTGCGATTTTCTTCTCGTCCGACGGCGCTCAAGATCGGCATTGGTTTCACCATGCCGGTATTGGGCGGCTGCCAGGCGGGTACTTGAAAGCTATGCCAGTAGTCTCATGAGTACGGTGTGGCTCGAGGCTTTGAGCAAAATGGGTGATGTGGAACTTGGGTCAGTCAGATTGTGTAGGTATGGTGGTTGTCGACGACTTCCAAGACCTCTGGCGGTGGGCATTTTCAGAAGGGAATTTCCAAGACTTGTGACGGCGGGGCTATGGCGGTTTTCTGGCATATTGGTGTAGCGGCGAGGCTTTGGTGGTCTGGGATGATCGATGGGGCGGCGTGGCTATGGTGAAAATGAACGGATCGTCGTGGCGGCGTGGTTGGGCGGTTTCTACGTGGTTCTGTGGGGGAGGTCGTGGCGGTTGTAGGTCGGGCAGCGTGGGCGGCAGCTGGAGGTGGGGATGGTTGTGGTGGGTTCGGGTCATCCCTTTGCTGCTAGGCCTTGAGTTGGGCCCATTCTCTTGGGGCTGCTCTTTATTTTGGGCTGGGTGTTTGCCCTAGGCCCATCCTATGTTGTTTAGTTTatctaattacaatatatttctTGTATTAGG
This portion of the Rosa chinensis cultivar Old Blush chromosome 1, RchiOBHm-V2, whole genome shotgun sequence genome encodes:
- the LOC112176716 gene encoding protein GRAVITROPIC IN THE LIGHT 1, whose amino-acid sequence is MLEMDGSSKPPQISEMFSKFALAFKTKTFEFFAEEEEDPDSLSLLDSAEEIITDQKVVVIKPDGARSPTSPELRIIPTKPNLGETQVQSPELSTITRSLSKTQIRPINIPMTQTLISSVFATVSSFEASYLQLQTAHVPFVEENVTSADRALVSHLQRLSEFKQFFRDFCGSSDIGSGFGVGSCLEAQVQENQSKLRTLGTMSNRLQTEIDHKDNEVVALRKKLGEIQKSNFRLSQRLSGTLNSSSCEVLLSIRVFDSVLHDACRLTHRFSKILISLMGKAGWDLDLAANLVHPDVGYVKKAHNRYAFLSYVCLGMFKGFDSKDFGLVGDEVLCNGHGSELDKNNVPLKQLLEHVSSNPMELLSRNQNCKFSRFCESKYQEIIHPTMESSMFSNFDRNAVVLSKWRSLSVFYESFVNMASSIWTLHKLAYCFDPVVEIFQVERDADFSMVYMEDVTRRLSLPSKTREKVGFTVVPGFKLGRTIIQSQVYLSGLKCTE